CGTTGTCAATTTTTTGTCTTAAGTTGCTTAGtctaatttttattaaaattctGCCAATAGTTATTCGTAAGGTGTTCATGACGCGGGTCGACTCGTTTTTTCAAATGAAAATCTAACAAactaaaacattttttttaatattaaaagcAACAAACCaatatattataaaaaaaatcgGTTTGGTTTGAGAACTCAGTTTTTccgattattttttattttaccaaaCAATAAAAAACAATGCAGATAACGTGCTCCACTCGCAATAATTTTTTTCGAGAAATAAATTAATCAAGAAGATAACATTTTCCACTTGTTAACACGCAATACAATCACCTTTCAATTCAAACATAATTTTCAAAGTAATATTTCTGTAAATTTTAAAGAAGATTATTCATAGAGTCAAGGTGCACACACCATGCACGTACGCCAAGAAAAATGCTTTTGTAATCCTTTACAAACCTCTTTTTATATTTCTTGTACGGAAATGAGATCTTTtgccctcttacaatttgaatataaGAAAATGACCTTCAAGCTCTGAATTTTTGTTTTTTAGGGAAAAAAAATTTCTTGTCCAAATGCTTTAGGCTTATCCAATTTGTCAACCTCACTCTTCATGCCGTCATGCTCTCTGTCCTCTCATCTCACCCGTAGATTTACCCCAAATCCAACGACTCAAAACCATTTCTTCaaacacaaaaatcatataaaaacgcCAGCTCACTGTTTAACTGAAAACACCCCTCACTACTTGTAATTGTGACACTTTTTTCATTATACATGCCGCGTCATTTTGACATGTGGCATGATCTTGTTGGTTGGATTATTTGATTTGACATGTCATATCGTTTTGATACTTGATATCAATCTGAGACCTAGAATGAGATGATATATTGATCTTAACAAAATGGACTCATCATTTAAAGCTCAAATAAATGGAATAGCTTCGCCAAATTTGAATCTTTAATTAGATTCATATTTATGGGATTTAACTAATGAAGAGAATTTAGCACTCCATACCAAATCTGCCCAATAAAATTCATAAAATTGTTCAGCCTTGGATCAGTGGCACCTGATAGCTCATATTAGTTGTTTAACCTAAAAAAATTGGTAATATGCAATTTCTATAAAAGTAACTTCATATATTTTCTATCATCTTTCTTTGCTGATATTTTTTTTGTCAAATTACTTTCAAGTTCTCTCTCATATCCCATTGTTATAGACATCCTATAATTCTCTTTTAGGTTGAAATTCTTATCGTTTTCAGAGATTTGGTTGTTGCATATGTTTTGGGACCTTTTTCATATTTAATTTGAGGTATATTTCATGAAGTTTTTGACCAAGAGGTGGTTACATTTGGGCATCCGATACGGAGATGAAGCAACAACAAAGAAGATTGGTCGTTCTTCCTCTTTATTTTCTCAATCGTGAATCTCCACAAAAGATATACCAACTGGAGGTGTCAATTTCTCGCTTTGAGATGCATCATTATTTTCTCCTCTTCTTCATATATTTGATCGCTATAATATACATTGATATTTTCTTAAAAAGATTCTTAGTGATGTTAGAAATCTCTGTTGATAATAGATATAAAGTATGCTTAGATGAAGTGTAACGGCGATAGACATGAATATACACGGTAATAAATGGAGATATCAATGGCTACACAAGTTTTGTCTATCATACATGAGAAATATACACTGATACATATGTTATGCATTAATATACACTGACCTATTTATATTATTGTCTTGGAATCGCCAAAAACTCGTGAGATTGAATATTTGGTGAATGTGTGTGACTTATTTTCTGACGGAacttttatatttcttattattttttctaATTCAGATGTGAAACCACTTTTTGTTGATTCATCCTTTTTGATATACTGGACAATAAAGGTCTAAATTAGGCATAAAGTTGGATCTTGAATTTGGAACGGGAAAAAACGTGAAGTTAGGAGTATGTGTGAAATTGGATCTAAATTTTAAAATGGAACAAGCGTGAAATTAGGAGTTCAGTATCTAGATTCTCCTATTATTTAGATAGTATGATGGGATTTAACTATTCGTtgaattttttttggcttaagtTGCTTagcctattttttttaaaaaaattctgcCAATAGTTATTATTAGTAGGTTGTTCATGATGCGGGTtgactcgtttttttttttaaaatgaaaaccAAACAaactaaaatatttttttaatattaaaatcaACAAACCAATATATTATACATTTTGTCGGTTTGGTTCAAGAAATCAGGTTTTtcgattattttttattttgccaAATAATAAAAAGTAATGCAAATAACGTTCTCCACCGGCAATAATTTTTTCCATGAAACAAATCAATCAAGAAGATAACATTTTCCACTTGTCAACACACAATAAAATCACCTTATAATTCAAACATAATTTTGAAATTAATATTTATGTAAATTTTAAAGAAGATTATTCATAGAGACAGGGTGCACACACCTTGCACGTGCGTCGGGAGAGATGATTTGGTAGCCCTTTACAAATTTCTTTTTATAGTTTCTTGTGAGAAAATGAGATCTCTtgccctcttacaatttgaataaagAAAACAACCTTCTAGCTCTGAATTTTTGTTTTTTAGGGAAAAACTTTTCTTGTGCAAACGCTTTAGGATTATCCAGTCTGTCAACCTCACTCATCAGGCCATCGTGCTCTCCGTCCTCTCATCTCACCTGTAGATTTACCCCAAATCCAATGACCCAAAACACCCCTCACTACTCAAAACCATTTCTTCAAACACAAAAACCATATAAAAATGTCAGCTCATTGTTTAACTCAAACCACCCCTCGCTACTTGTAATTGTGGCACTTTTTCACTAGCCTTTTATTTGATTATACATGCCACATAATTTTGACAAGTGGCATGATCTTATTGGTTGTATTATTTGATTTGACCTGCCATATCGTTTTCACACTTCATATCAATTTGAGACCTAGAATGAGATGATATATTGATCTTAACAAAATAAACTCATCATTTAAAGCTCAAATAAATGGACTTGCTTAACCAAATTTGAATCTTTAATTAGATTCATATTTATGGGATTTAaataattaatagaatttagCACTCCATTGCAACTCCACCCAATAAATATCATAAAATAGTTCAGTCTTCGATCAGTGGCTCCTGATAGTTCATATTAGCTGTTTAACATAAAAAAATTGATAATATGCAATTACTAGAAAAGAAACTTCATATATTTTCTATCATATTTCTTTAATGATATTTTTGTTCAAATTACTTTCAAGTTTTCTCTCAAATTCCCATTGTTATAGACATCATATAATTCTCTTTTAGGTTGAAATTCTTATCATTTCTCCTTTCTTTGTTTTCAGAGATTTGTTTGTTGCATCTGTATTGGGCCCTTTTTCAATATTTAACTTGATGCTAtatttcatgatgtttttgaCTAAGAGGTGATCACATTTGGGCATCCGATACAGAGATGAAGCAACAACAAAGAAGATCGATCGCTCTTCCTCTTTATTTTCTCAATCATGGATCTCCACAAAAGATATACTAACTGGAGGTACCAATTTTTCGCTTTGAGATGCATCATTATTTTCTCCTCTTCTTCAGATATTTGATCGTTATAACATATATTTGATATTTTCTTAAAAAGATTCTTAGTGATTTTAGAAATCTTTGTTGATAATAGATAAAAAGTATGCTTAGAGGAAGTGTAACAGCGATAGACATGAATATATGGGGTAATAAATGGAGATATAAATGGCTACACAAGTTTTGTCAAATATACACTGATATACATTAATATACACTAAGCTATTTATATTATTGTCGTGGAATCGTCTAAGCTAACAagattgaatattttgtgaatgtgtgtgtgtgtgtgacttCTTCTCTGGCGGAACCTTTATATTCCTTATTGCTTTTCTAATTCATATGTGAAACCACTTTCTGTTGATTCATCCTCTTCGGTTTACTGGACCATAGAGGTCTAAATTaggcattaagttggaacttgaatttggaacgGGAAAAATGTGAAGTTAGGAGTATATGTGAAGTTGGATTTGAATTTTAAAATGGAACAAGCATGAAATTAGGAGCTAAATATCTATATTCTCCTATTATTTAGTTTGTACGGCGGGATTTAGCTATTCGTTATCAATTTTTTGGCTTAAGTTGCTCAGTCTAAATTTTGTTACAATTATGCCAATAGTTATTAGTATGGTGTTAATGATGCGGGTTGACTTGTTTTTTCAAAATGAAACCAAACAaactaaaatatttttttaatattaaaatcaACAAACCAATATATTATAAATTTTGTCGGTTTGGTTTGAGAACTCAGGTTTTacgattattttttattttatcaagtaataaaataaaaaataatgcaGATAACGTTCTCCATtcgcaatatttttttttttggagaaacaAATCAACCAAGAAGATAACATTTTTCACTTGCTAACACGCAATACAATCACCTTTCAATTCAaacataatttttaaaataatatttatttaaattttaaaaaagattATTCATAGAGTCAGGGTACACACCATGCATGGAcgccaagaaaaattattttataatCCTTTAcaaatttctttttaaaatttcttGTGAGAAAATGAGACCTCTtgccctcttacaatttgaatagaagaaaatgaccgTCTAGATCCTAATTTTTGTTTTTTAGTGAAAAACTTTTCTTGTGCAAACGCTTTAGTCTTATCTAGTCTATTATCCTTACTCATCAGGCAACTAAAAcaattttttaatattaaaatcaACAAATCAATATATTATACGAGTAATCTTTTTCGGTTTGGTTTGAGAACTAGGTTTTtcgattattttttattttaccaaataacaaaaaataacgcAGATAACGTTCTCCACTCACAATAATTTTTTTCGAGAAACAAATCAACGTAGAAGATAACATTTTCCACTTGTCAACACACAATACAATCACATTATAATTTAAACATAATTTTAAATTAATATTTATGTAAATTTTAAAGAAGATTATTCATAGAGACAGGGTGCACAAGATTATTCATAGAGACAGGGTGCACAAGATTATTCACAGAGACAGGGTGCACACACCATGTGCGTACGTCAGGAGAAATGATTTTGTAGCCCTTCACAAATTTATTTTTACAGTTTATTGTGAGGAAATAAGATCTCTTGCACTCTTACAATTTGGATAGAAGAAAATGATATTTTCAGACCTCTTATGTGTTTTTTTCTGATCTTTTACTGATAAAAACGAAGATCTCttgtaaaaaggtcataaaattTCAAAAAGTTTCTAAAGGACCAAAAAATCGTTTCTCCCGTTTTTGGgaggaaaatgaagaaaaattattttataatCCTTTACAAATTTCTTTTTATAGTTTCTTGTGAGAAAATGAGACCTCTtggcctcttacaatttgaatagaagaaaatgacctTCTAGATCCTAATTTTTGTTTTTTAGTGAAAAACTTTTCTTGTGCAAACGCTTTAGTCTTATCCAGTCTATTATCCTCACTCATCAGGCAACTAaaacatttttttaatattaaaatcaacaattgaaataaaaaaattgatcttttcagatctcttatatGTTTTTTTCATATCTGTTATGGGTAAATAATGAAGATCTCTTTTAAAAaggtcataaaactaaaaaaagaatttataaagtaaaaaaaaaagacaatttcCCTTGTAATACGAGGAAATTAGTTAAAACGATCTTTACAAAATGAATAAAGCTTTATGATACTCATATGACCCTATGTATACATGAGCGATACTTAAATATCATAGAGgcaatatgttatattttagAGTGGATCATTTAACTAATTCACCGTTTTCTTCTGGGAGAAATGGTTATTTAGGCCTTTACAATTCTTTTTTCAATTTTATCACTCTTTTAcaagaaatttttattttttacatataagaaatctaaaaaaaaatatagaagagatttgaaaaaataatttagagactaacttttcttttttatttgatAAAACTTCATTGTCAAAACAAACTTTAGGCTTATCCAGTCTGTCACACATCACTGAACAAGCCCTCGTGCTTTCATCTCATTGGTCCATTCAAACTCACACGGATCGTCAACCCTCTCATCCCACAACCGTAGATTCACCCCAAATCCAACGACTCACAACACTCCTCACTACCCCCAAACCATTTCTTCAAACCACAAACCCCATATATAAAAACATCAGCTCACTATTACCTCAAAACCCATCACAATCATCAATTCCAATATTATTTGTTGTTGTTTTCTTTGTAAGAAATGGAAAAGAAAGGTGCTGGTGGAAGGAAGGGAGGTGGGCCTAAGAAGAAACCGGTTTCCCGTTCGGTTAAAGCGGGTTTGCAGTTTCCAGTGGGTAGAATTGGGCGTTACTTGAAAAAGGGTAGATATGCACATCGTGTTGGTAGTGGTGCTCCTGTTTATCTTGCTGCTGTTCTTGAATACCTTGCTGCTGAGGTCaaatctttaatttttagccTCTTGGGTTGTTTTGTTAATCTTAAATTATAACTAGGTCttgcttattattttttttaaatcttgaGCTGTTTCTTTTTCTATAATCTTCAATTTTTAGCATGTGGGGTTTGTATTTACTGTTGAATTGCAAATTGGTCTTGCTTATTTTGTTAAATTTTGGCTAAATCTTGATGTcgctacccagtgtaatcccacaatagtgggatCTGGGGAgcgtaagatgtacgcagccttactcTTACCTgagtagggaggctgtttccgattgaccctcggcaaccctcctcctttatccgggcttgggaccggcaatgtgagcgagctcacacaggcggagttttTGGCTAAATCTTGATAATTAGGTGTTATTTGAAATTAACTAAGAATTTGTATTTGTTCTCTCGATATTTTGCCAAATCAATTTGTTGTGTTAGGTTTGGTGAGTTATAAGTTTAATTATTGTTTTGGTTAGATATAGAGAACTTTACTTTTAGATAATTCCTAATTGCTTTAAAGATGGAATTTTGAAAAGGAATATTAGAATTGCCTTAAAAGATAAGATTATTTAGTGTTAGAATGAAATTACTTGAATAAAGTGGAATGTATGCTGATTTAGACTAGTCGATCTATTGTTTGATTAAACTTTGATATGGTTGACTTTGTAATGCATTGAAATCACTGTCATAAACAAGAAAGATTAATAAAGCTACCACCTTGAGAACCTTATATAACTTTGCTTTTAGATTATTTTTAATTTGCTTTAAAGAAAATTATTAATTATATTAGTATTAAGAGAACATATTTAGTTGCAAATTGAGACTAGTTGATGTATTGGTTGATTAACTTTGACATCAATCTTTATAGTTGCAAAAATAATGAAGGCTGTGGATGTAGCTACTACATTAGTCTTTCTTGTTTATGATAGTGATTTCTTTTTGCTTCTCATTTTTTCAGTATATTATAAGttggattttgttgttgattattgTTGGATTTCTCTTTTATAGGTTTTAGAATTGGCTGGAAACGCAGCGAGAGACAACAAGAAGAACAGGATTATACCAAGGCATGTTTTGTTAGCCGTGAGGAATGACGAAGAACTCGGGAAACTCCTAGCTGGTGTAACTATCGCTCATGGAGGTGTGATTCCCAATATCAATCCAGTTCTTCTGCCTAAGAAATCTGACAAGGTTGGAAAAGAACCTGTTGCTAAATCCCCATCAAAGGCTACCAAGTCACCAAGGAAGGCCTAATTTGTGGAGAACAACTTGTATGATTACGTTTTATGTCTTGTTTGATCTTAAATAATCTGTTTAGTGTATGTAGATTTGGTATCTATTTCTGCAAGTAGGCTTAAGTATGTTGAAAACTAGGAATAGTTTATCTTTATTTATGTTATGTTGTAAAACAAATGAAACGGGTTGTTTCTCAAGTTCTTCAGTGGTTATATATGACAAAATCCTTGCTTGTCTTAAAGAGATGTCTTAACTCTTATGTTAGTAGAACTATTTTCGCTGGTAAAGAAGATATTCTTGTTCTTCCTTTCCAAGACTTACTTCAGCTTGTGATGTTTTTGAATTGTTGCCTGGTCCTGTGATGCTTTGAAATTTATGAAGTTCACAAATGTTAAATGTTTGACCTTCTTTAACCCTCCATTGTACCAGAGTTGTAATTATGACTTGTTTGGTCTTAAATAATCTGTAAGTGTATGCAGATTTGCTATCTATTTCCTGCAAGTTGGCTCAAGTTTGTTGAGAACTAGGAACAAGTTATTTATGTTATGTGGTGAGACAAATGAAACTGGTTGTAGTTTCACAAGCTCTTCAGTGGTTAATATATGATAAATTCCTTGCTTGTCCTTGTGATGTTTTTGAATTGTTGCCTTGTTTTGTGATGTCTTTGAGTTGAGGGTAATGGACAAAtgcccacacacacacatccacAGCAAAGAAGTGAGATAGCGATTTatcagtttggttcggttttgTTGTTTTATTTGAACATTATGTTTTTTTGGCGAGCCCTTGTAGCTcctaattttgttttttttaggGAAAAAAATTCTTGTGCAAACGCGGCCATTGTGCTTTCCGTCTCATTGGTCAATTCAAAAGCATGCAAATTGTCAATCCTCTCTTTTCTAACACCTGTAGATTTACCCCAAATCCAATGACTCAAAACACCCCTCGCTACGGAAAACCATTTCTTAGCACAAAAACCCTATAAAAACGTCAGCTCGCTGTTTAACTCAAAAATCCATCACAATCAATTCCTACAAGCAAAACAAAACACTTCTGAAATATTATTTGttgttattttcttttttaaaatggaGAAGAAAGGTGCTGGTGGAAGAAAGGGAGGTGGGCCCAAGAAGAAGCGTGTTTCCTGTTCCGTTAAGGCGGGTAGAATTGGGCGTTACTTGAAAAAGGTCGTTACGCACATCGGGTTGGACGTGGTCCTCCTGTTTTCCTTGCTGCTGTGCCTGAGTACCTTGCTTGTGAGGTAAATTTTCTAAATCTTGATTtttaccccctttttttttagaatagttACTGTTGAATTACAAATGGGTCTTGCTTATTTTGTTAAATTTAGAGCAGTTTCCTTTTCTATTGTATCGTGTACTTGATGGATTTTGTTATTTTGATTCCAAATTGATTTGTTGTGTCGATACATTTTTGTTAGGTTTGGTGGTTTTTAGTTGAATATTTTTTTTGTATCGAGATTTGCATATATCTTGGAGTTTGTTTGAGGACATGTGTGAGATTTGGAGAATATTACTTTAAGATAATTCCTAATTTGCTTTAAAGATGATTCTTTTTACCGAAAATTAGAACTGAGTTGAATTATATAGTGTTAAAATGAAATTACTTGAATTTCACTTGGTTAATAGGGTTTTCTTGATATCGGTAGTTGTTTTCATTTTGGATGAATACTTGGATGGGTTTCGTGATTATGATTCATTGTTAGATGGATTAGGTTTGTAATGGTGAAAGTAACAAAGAATTTGCATTTGTTCTCTCAATAAGCAGTCAAACCGGTTTGTGTTATGTTTAGTGATTTTCAGCTTAATTTTTGTTTTGGTCAGAGATTTGTGTATACCCGTTAGGTTAGTTTGAGGATAGTGTGTGAGATTTTGGAGAACTTTACTTGGAGATAATTCCTAATTTGTTTTAAAGCTGATTTCTTAAAGACAATTAGAATTGCATTGAAGGATAAGATTATTTAGTTTTAGAAATAAACCGGAATGTATGCTGATTTAAACAAGTATCCTATTGATTTACCAACTTTGATACCATCAACTTCATAATGAGTATGAGTATGAGTTCATTTAGGTAACTTTACTTTTAGATTATATCGAATTTGCTTTAATGACAATTATCAATTAGAATTCTTAAAGATAACTTATTTAGTACTCCCTCtagatcaaaaaaagagtctacttagcctttttttcttggataaaaaaaaagagtccacttagcaaatcaagaaagaattaaccttgcttttccatatttgcccctattaagtgtttgaTCAAATttcaatgtctatttaattaggggtagtttagtcaaattacctatttttgtctaggagttagtattttcttaaggggtgtgaaaatggctaagtggattctttttttgatccggagggagtaagtATTATAATGACTTCATTTGAATAAAGTTGAATGAGTGCAAATTGAGACTAATTGATAAATCAGTTGTTTTACTTTGAACACCATCAACTTTTTAATGCCTCGATTATAGTCTTTATAGTTGCAAAAAGATAACAGAAACAGTGAATGTGGAGCTCCACTAGTATTTCTTGTTTATGATAGTGAATTCTGGGTAAGAGAAGGGAAAATACATGGGGTCCAAGGTTTTGTTTGAGTGGTAGCTCTAATTAGCGTTTCTTGTTTATTATAGTGATGTCTTTTTTTCTTCCTGTTTTTCAGTATTTATAAGCTGGAATCAGCATTGATTACGGGTGGGGTTTCTCTTTTTTTATAAGTTTTAGAATTTGCTGGAAACGCAGCGAGAGACGAGAAGAAGACTAGGATAACACCAAGGCATGTTTTGTTAGCTGTAAGGAGCGATGAAGAACTTGGGATATTTCTTGCTTGTGTAACTATTGCTCAAGGAGGTGTGCTACCTAACGTTAATCCAGTTCTTCTGCCTAAGAAATCCGACAAAGTCGGAAAGGAACTTGCTGCTAAACCTCCATGTAAGGCTACCTAGTCAACAGAGAA
The nucleotide sequence above comes from Lycium barbarum isolate Lr01 chromosome 3, ASM1917538v2, whole genome shotgun sequence. Encoded proteins:
- the LOC132630240 gene encoding histone H2A, translated to MEKKGAGGRKGGGPKKKPVSRSVKAGLQFPVGRIGRYLKKGRYAHRVGSGAPVYLAAVLEYLAAEVLELAGNAARDNKKNRIIPRHVLLAVRNDEELGKLLAGVTIAHGGVIPNINPVLLPKKSDKVGKEPVAKSPSKATKSPRKA
- the LOC132630268 gene encoding histone H2A-like, which produces MEKKGAGGRKGGGPKKKRVSCSVKAGRIGRYLKKVVTHIGLDVVLLFSLLLCLSTLLVRVFLISVVVFILDEYLDGFRDYDSLLDGLARDEKKTRITPRHVLLAVRSDEELGIFLACVTIAQGGVLPNVNPVLLPKKSDKVGKELAAKPPCKAT